A portion of the Candidatus Binataceae bacterium genome contains these proteins:
- a CDS encoding OmpA family protein, which yields MKLSKIAFLSIFVLLAGCVPQQQYNQEVQQVQHLQYMDSTYKQLNQNLQTEVSSDQVEIKQLQNKLKVTMVNAILFPEGGWELNAQGKQELGKIVPTLQSVNGKQIVIAGYTDNLGILPPLAERFPSNWDLSAARAVSVVRYLEAQGIDPNTLSAVGFGKYHPIASNDTPEGRAKNRRIDINIQDETP from the coding sequence ATGAAGCTCAGCAAGATCGCCTTTCTGTCGATATTCGTGCTGCTCGCCGGATGCGTGCCGCAACAGCAATACAACCAGGAAGTGCAGCAGGTTCAGCACCTCCAGTACATGGACTCGACGTACAAGCAGCTCAACCAGAACCTTCAAACGGAGGTGAGCTCCGACCAGGTCGAGATCAAGCAGCTCCAGAACAAGCTCAAGGTCACGATGGTCAACGCAATCCTGTTTCCCGAGGGCGGATGGGAGCTCAACGCGCAGGGCAAACAGGAGCTGGGCAAGATCGTGCCCACGCTGCAGAGCGTCAACGGCAAGCAGATCGTGATCGCGGGCTATACCGACAACCTCGGTATTCTGCCGCCGCTCGCCGAACGCTTCCCGTCCAACTGGGATCTGTCGGCCGCGCGCGCCGTTTCGGTCGTCCGCTACCTCGAGGCGCAGGGCATCGATCCTAACACCTTGTCGGCGGTCGGATTCGGCAAGTACCATCCGATTGCCTCCAACGACACGCCAGAGGGTCGCGCCAAGAATCGCCGCATCGATATCAATATCCAGGACGAAACTCCGTAG
- a CDS encoding response regulator: MILLGNYRLKNKRDRRDSDRLESIANGKAIGTNRDYFRSATAILSLSIGVIVSDKILIVDDEVEVADSCARVLKRAGFNCILAHNGPAGIAAFDSARPALVLSDINLGVGDGFEIARHVRDTSPATPVILMTTHHSEAVSQQANRDGASRYLRKPFSNFDLVSMIKSLLSPVR; this comes from the coding sequence TTGATTCTGCTGGGCAACTATCGCTTGAAAAACAAGAGAGATCGGCGCGATTCGGATCGGCTGGAAAGCATCGCGAACGGTAAAGCTATTGGCACGAATCGTGATTACTTCAGGTCGGCTACGGCTATCTTGAGTTTAAGTATTGGTGTGATTGTGTCGGATAAAATTCTGATTGTAGATGATGAAGTTGAAGTCGCGGATTCCTGTGCTCGAGTTTTGAAGCGGGCAGGTTTCAATTGCATTCTCGCTCATAACGGACCCGCCGGAATCGCGGCGTTCGATTCGGCGCGTCCCGCCCTGGTGCTTTCCGACATCAACCTTGGCGTCGGCGACGGATTCGAAATCGCGCGCCATGTCCGCGACACCTCGCCTGCGACGCCCGTCATTCTGATGACGACGCACCACAGCGAAGCTGTATCGCAGCAAGCCAATCGCGACGGCGCGTCGAGATATTTACGCAAACCGTTTTCTAACTTCGATCTCGTTTCGATGATAAAATCGCTGCTCAGTCCGGTTCGATAG
- the amt gene encoding ammonium transporter, whose translation MLAEGIVSFYHLFKERWRDPSIRKNAAYLMLGKMIGLGIVVLLISKWYLPNAAYADATPPLPPPHINAINTVWTLVAAYLVFCMQVGFVMLESGFARSRETVNILVEGIADTCICGVTFWAWGFAFMFCPGTPWIGTTGFLLHGLPATYGTTGVPLLAYWVFQYAFADTCSTVTSGAMIGRCDFIGDLLYSVGVTGFIYPIIGHWAWGPDGWLANMGPIPFHDFAGSTVVHTIGGVISLAGAIVLGPRLGRVFKRDGGQPMKPHDLIIGATGGLILWFGWYGFNPGSTLSALDAQGIGRVSFNTTLAACSAGLTSLFYSYIKGRKWDLALTVNGFLAGLVAITCPCYWVDPEGAFLLGIGAGIVVVWGIDLLEYLRIDDPIGAVPVHAIAGIWGTLSLGLFAAGKYGSPTPLGADTSTVVTGLFYGGGFGVLKAQMIGSFSITLATFIAAMALMYAVHFAFRLRIPTEGEIEGLDISEHGFPAYPEYVVTGDDGCPKTIDDVPVGRRTGTKLPKIKMKEAG comes from the coding sequence GTGCTCGCTGAAGGTATAGTTTCTTTCTATCATTTGTTTAAGGAGCGGTGGCGTGATCCGTCGATACGGAAAAACGCTGCCTACTTGATGCTGGGCAAGATGATCGGCCTCGGCATCGTCGTACTACTCATTTCGAAGTGGTATTTGCCCAACGCGGCATACGCTGACGCGACTCCACCGCTTCCGCCTCCTCACATCAACGCTATTAACACGGTGTGGACTCTGGTCGCGGCCTACCTGGTGTTCTGCATGCAGGTCGGATTCGTGATGCTGGAGTCGGGGTTCGCGCGCTCCCGCGAGACAGTTAACATCCTGGTCGAAGGTATCGCCGATACTTGCATCTGCGGCGTGACCTTCTGGGCGTGGGGCTTCGCCTTCATGTTCTGCCCCGGCACGCCCTGGATCGGCACGACGGGATTTCTGCTGCATGGACTTCCCGCCACCTATGGAACGACTGGTGTTCCGCTGCTTGCGTACTGGGTATTCCAGTATGCATTTGCGGATACCTGCTCGACGGTTACCTCCGGCGCAATGATCGGCCGCTGCGATTTTATCGGCGACTTGCTATATAGCGTCGGCGTCACCGGCTTCATCTATCCGATCATCGGCCACTGGGCCTGGGGTCCGGACGGATGGCTCGCCAACATGGGTCCGATCCCGTTCCATGACTTCGCCGGTTCGACTGTCGTTCATACTATCGGCGGCGTAATCTCTCTGGCTGGCGCAATCGTGCTCGGTCCCCGTCTCGGCCGCGTGTTCAAGCGCGACGGCGGACAACCGATGAAACCGCACGATTTGATTATCGGCGCGACCGGAGGATTGATTCTGTGGTTCGGATGGTACGGCTTTAACCCTGGCAGCACGCTGTCTGCCCTCGATGCACAGGGTATTGGCCGCGTCTCCTTTAACACCACGCTCGCGGCTTGCTCGGCCGGACTGACCTCGCTCTTCTACTCATACATCAAGGGTCGAAAGTGGGATTTGGCTCTGACCGTCAACGGATTCCTCGCGGGACTCGTCGCAATCACATGCCCCTGTTACTGGGTTGATCCCGAGGGGGCGTTCCTGCTCGGAATTGGCGCCGGCATCGTCGTGGTGTGGGGTATCGATCTGCTCGAATACCTGCGTATCGACGATCCGATCGGCGCAGTTCCTGTGCACGCTATCGCAGGTATCTGGGGCACGCTCTCGCTGGGCCTCTTCGCCGCGGGCAAGTACGGCTCGCCGACTCCGCTCGGAGCTGACACGAGCACTGTAGTCACAGGACTCTTCTACGGCGGCGGATTCGGAGTGCTCAAGGCGCAGATGATCGGCAGCTTCTCGATCACGCTTGCGACGTTTATCGCCGCGATGGCGCTGATGTATGCAGTGCACTTCGCCTTCCGCTTGCGTATCCCGACCGAGGGCGAAATCGAAGGGTTGGACATCAGCGAGCACGGCTTCCCGGCATATCCCGAGTATGTCGTGACGGGCGACGACGGATGCCCCAAGACGATCGACGATGTTCCGGTCGGACGACGCACGGGCACCAAGTTGCCGAAGATCAAAATGAAAGAAGCGGGTTGA
- the tal gene encoding transaldolase, whose product MKATQKLREAGQSIWLDNITRALLTSGTLKRYINELSVTGLTSNPTIFDLAIKNSHDYDDAIVKKTAAGKSREDLFFELAIEDLTAAADLFRHIHDNSNAVDGWVSLEVSPKLAYDTKSTVAAATDLHARAARPNLFIKIPGTPEGLPAIEEAIFRGVPVNVTLLFSREQYVAAAEAYMRGVERRVAAGLNPRVGSVASVFVSRWDVAVQSKVPEALREKLGIAIARRIYKAYRELLASDRWLRLLNYGARSQRLLWASTGTKDPKASDVLYVSALAAPHTVNTMPEKTLLALADHGEIGAMLPQDGGDAEPVLAEFKKAGIDIYALADQLQKEGAESFVKSWDDLLECIIEKSAALKKAS is encoded by the coding sequence ATGAAAGCTACGCAGAAACTTCGCGAAGCCGGCCAGAGCATCTGGTTGGATAACATCACTCGCGCGCTGCTCACCAGCGGCACTCTCAAGCGCTATATAAATGAGTTGTCGGTGACGGGGTTGACCTCGAACCCGACGATTTTCGACCTCGCAATCAAGAACAGCCACGACTATGACGACGCGATCGTCAAGAAGACCGCCGCCGGCAAGAGCCGCGAGGACCTATTCTTCGAACTCGCGATCGAGGACCTGACCGCGGCCGCCGATCTGTTCCGCCATATTCACGACAACTCGAACGCCGTCGATGGCTGGGTATCGCTCGAGGTTTCGCCGAAGCTCGCCTACGACACCAAGAGCACCGTGGCGGCCGCGACCGACCTGCATGCGCGCGCGGCGCGGCCCAACCTGTTCATCAAGATTCCAGGCACGCCCGAGGGTCTTCCCGCGATCGAAGAGGCGATCTTCCGCGGCGTTCCGGTCAACGTCACGCTGCTCTTTTCGCGCGAGCAATACGTCGCAGCCGCAGAGGCATACATGCGCGGTGTCGAGCGCCGCGTCGCCGCCGGGCTGAACCCTCGCGTCGGTTCGGTCGCGTCGGTATTCGTGAGTCGCTGGGACGTTGCGGTACAGAGCAAGGTTCCCGAGGCGTTGCGCGAGAAGCTCGGTATCGCGATCGCGCGCCGGATCTACAAGGCGTATCGCGAACTGCTGGCCTCGGATCGATGGCTGCGGCTGCTCAACTACGGCGCCCGCTCGCAGCGCCTTCTGTGGGCGAGCACTGGAACCAAGGATCCCAAGGCATCGGACGTGCTCTACGTGAGTGCTTTGGCCGCCCCGCATACCGTGAATACGATGCCTGAGAAAACGCTGCTCGCACTGGCAGATCATGGCGAGATCGGTGCGATGCTCCCGCAGGATGGCGGTGACGCCGAACCGGTTTTGGCCGAGTTCAAGAAAGCCGGTATCGACATCTACGCGCTCGCGGATCAGCTCCAGAAAGAGGGCGCGGAGTCGTTCGTCAAGTCGTGGGATGACCTGCTCGAGTGCATCATCGAAAAGAGCGCCGCGCTCAAGAAAGCGAGCTGA
- a CDS encoding AAA family ATPase — protein sequence MPQSETLTFLFTDLVASTAFLQQVGDEAAQHTFGLVHKMMSDAVSSGGGEELEWLGDGMLAAFSSSAAAVQCAISIQQASYRPVSGKRLQIRAGVHAGEVLKREGGYFGTPLVLARRLCDKAEGGQILCSKLIADFLAARQSLRFHELGAFALKGISQPVDICEVIFERKNPSSLINRTPFVGRVSQLDKLVEKLGGASAGKGAIAMLTGEAGIGKTRLLEEFSEIARANGAQVLQGSCYEGEWYPPYSPFAEALTNYAQSVDRKELERVVGPSAPLLVRIAPGLRSLLPDVSDPPAFDKDEERSRMLDAIGRFFIEISRDRPLVLILDDLHWADRGTSAILHHLSRVVGDAGILLIGAYRDSEIDRRHPLASAIAAISRLPNFERLKLDGLTSAELSELLETIGDERAPDKAVAAIANETDGNPFFIRELLLHLKESGKILSEGTGWRALASSTEGGIPESVRALVEGRLVRLSDETNRFLQVAGAFKGAFSFSIAAAVAGMDEEAALNAAEEAMGASILRSAGSDENLEFTHAIIRNTLYSQLNPLRRTRTHQKIAEAMEAAWSERATEHAAEVAYHFWRAGKASGATRGVEYAIAAADNAELAYAYDETVSFLRIALELLAADDPRRARILARLGLAMIWTLEREEAAKIAREAGEIIARLEGAAAAADYFESAAFAMHSAGLTSAAWELAGSGLLHIGDRRDIVWASLRELDLLREEAADPSNPGMRSDTTNQRQLREVLKSLPRERIRQRQLPPAYESRSELIEDPDAYPIALLFLAGDCRRSLPLFQRIAADAERQGRIAKAARTWADVAVCHVGLGEFPAAQAACDRALVLSIRAKAMSPDFANIDLAGARHDLRIALDEGWDAAFEDGTSDLFFQPKPENNWAFAMTCSNGAYLSVRTDRADLAMQLVGSLRNALERGAPWEATYNAVACDVAATLWYANQQDSIELIERNIRDKVLIPDFRWPMRDSRLALARLCALRGAYDEAVEWFAKARAVLDEMGARPLRAITDYDEALMYLRRGEPGDERAGAALLGQAINQFKLLRMTGWLRGASKLLGADQPHSAA from the coding sequence GTGCCTCAATCAGAAACGCTGACCTTTCTGTTCACCGATCTGGTGGCTTCGACCGCCTTTCTGCAGCAAGTTGGCGACGAAGCAGCGCAGCACACGTTCGGATTGGTTCACAAAATGATGTCCGATGCCGTCAGCTCAGGCGGCGGCGAAGAATTGGAATGGCTGGGCGACGGCATGCTGGCCGCATTCTCTTCGAGCGCTGCTGCGGTGCAATGCGCGATCAGCATCCAGCAGGCGTCCTATCGTCCCGTCTCAGGAAAAAGACTTCAGATTCGAGCCGGAGTTCACGCCGGCGAAGTGCTGAAACGCGAAGGTGGATATTTCGGCACGCCCCTGGTTCTGGCCCGGCGCCTGTGTGATAAGGCCGAGGGCGGCCAGATTCTGTGCAGCAAATTGATCGCCGACTTCCTGGCCGCCCGGCAGTCGCTCAGGTTTCACGAACTGGGCGCCTTCGCGCTCAAAGGCATCAGCCAGCCGGTCGATATCTGCGAAGTAATCTTCGAGCGCAAGAATCCATCGTCGTTAATCAATCGCACCCCCTTCGTCGGCCGCGTGTCGCAACTGGATAAGCTAGTCGAAAAACTCGGAGGCGCATCGGCCGGGAAGGGCGCGATTGCGATGCTGACGGGCGAAGCGGGGATCGGAAAGACCCGCCTCCTCGAAGAGTTCAGCGAGATCGCAAGGGCAAACGGAGCGCAGGTATTACAGGGCAGTTGCTACGAGGGCGAATGGTACCCGCCATATTCGCCCTTTGCCGAGGCGCTGACCAATTATGCGCAAAGCGTCGATCGCAAAGAACTCGAGCGAGTCGTGGGCCCTTCAGCTCCACTGCTCGTGCGTATCGCGCCTGGCTTGCGCAGCTTGCTCCCCGATGTTTCCGATCCGCCGGCGTTCGACAAGGACGAAGAGCGGTCGCGCATGCTCGATGCAATCGGAAGATTCTTCATCGAGATTTCGCGCGACCGACCGCTGGTTCTGATTCTCGACGACCTCCATTGGGCCGATCGCGGCACCAGCGCTATCCTGCATCACCTGAGCCGGGTCGTTGGCGACGCCGGTATTCTGTTGATAGGCGCCTACAGAGATTCTGAAATCGATCGCCGTCATCCGCTCGCCTCGGCTATCGCGGCAATCTCGCGGCTTCCAAACTTCGAGCGATTGAAGTTGGACGGCCTCACATCCGCCGAGCTTTCTGAGCTGCTCGAGACTATCGGCGACGAGCGCGCACCTGATAAGGCGGTAGCCGCTATTGCCAATGAGACCGACGGCAATCCCTTTTTTATCCGCGAGCTGCTGCTGCACTTGAAAGAATCGGGGAAGATTCTGAGCGAAGGAACTGGATGGAGAGCGCTCGCCAGCTCGACCGAGGGCGGAATTCCCGAGAGCGTGCGAGCGCTCGTCGAGGGCCGACTGGTTCGACTATCAGATGAAACCAACCGGTTCCTCCAGGTCGCCGGCGCTTTCAAGGGTGCGTTTTCATTTTCGATCGCAGCTGCCGTAGCGGGCATGGACGAAGAGGCCGCCCTGAACGCGGCCGAAGAAGCCATGGGCGCGAGCATTCTGCGCTCGGCCGGCAGTGACGAGAATCTCGAGTTCACCCACGCCATCATCCGTAACACCCTCTATTCGCAACTGAATCCGCTGCGGCGAACTCGGACGCATCAGAAAATTGCCGAAGCGATGGAAGCGGCCTGGAGTGAGCGGGCGACCGAGCATGCGGCCGAAGTCGCCTACCATTTCTGGCGGGCGGGGAAGGCCTCCGGCGCGACCCGCGGCGTGGAGTACGCGATTGCTGCCGCTGACAACGCTGAACTCGCCTACGCCTACGACGAAACCGTGTCGTTTCTTCGCATCGCGCTCGAACTCCTTGCTGCGGACGACCCGCGGCGGGCACGCATTCTGGCGCGCCTTGGGTTGGCTATGATCTGGACTCTGGAGCGCGAGGAAGCGGCAAAGATCGCACGCGAAGCCGGCGAAATCATCGCCCGCCTGGAAGGAGCCGCCGCCGCTGCCGACTACTTTGAAAGCGCTGCGTTCGCCATGCATTCCGCTGGACTGACGAGTGCCGCCTGGGAGCTGGCCGGATCAGGGCTGCTCCACATCGGCGATCGGCGCGATATCGTCTGGGCCAGTCTTAGAGAACTTGATCTCTTGCGTGAGGAAGCCGCGGATCCGTCGAATCCCGGGATGCGCTCGGATACAACGAATCAGCGGCAGCTGCGCGAGGTACTGAAATCGTTGCCGCGCGAGCGGATTCGCCAGCGCCAGCTTCCTCCAGCTTATGAATCGCGTAGCGAGTTGATTGAGGATCCCGACGCATATCCGATCGCGCTGCTCTTTCTCGCCGGCGATTGCCGCCGCAGCCTGCCGCTGTTTCAGCGAATAGCCGCCGACGCGGAGCGCCAGGGCCGCATCGCAAAAGCAGCGAGAACGTGGGCTGATGTTGCCGTTTGCCACGTCGGGCTGGGAGAGTTTCCTGCCGCGCAAGCTGCGTGTGATAGAGCGCTCGTCCTTTCGATTCGCGCCAAAGCGATGTCGCCAGACTTCGCGAACATCGACCTGGCGGGCGCCAGGCATGATCTCCGGATCGCGCTCGACGAGGGTTGGGACGCGGCGTTCGAGGACGGCACCAGCGATCTGTTCTTTCAGCCCAAGCCCGAGAACAACTGGGCCTTCGCCATGACGTGCAGCAATGGCGCCTATCTTTCGGTTCGCACCGATCGGGCCGACCTTGCGATGCAGCTTGTCGGAAGCCTGCGCAACGCCCTCGAGCGCGGGGCGCCGTGGGAAGCCACTTACAACGCGGTGGCCTGCGATGTCGCTGCTACGTTGTGGTACGCCAACCAACAAGACTCGATCGAATTGATCGAGCGCAACATTCGCGACAAGGTCCTGATTCCTGACTTTCGCTGGCCGATGCGCGACAGCCGCCTCGCGCTGGCGCGTCTGTGCGCCTTACGTGGCGCATATGATGAGGCTGTCGAATGGTTCGCCAAGGCGCGCGCAGTGCTCGATGAAATGGGCGCGCGTCCACTTCGTGCCATCACCGATTACGATGAGGCCCTGATGTATCTGCGGCGCGGTGAACCGGGCGACGAGCGAGCCGGCGCCGCTCTGCTCGGTCAAGCGATCAATCAATTCAAGCTCTTGAGGATGACCGGCTGGCTGCGCGGCGCGAGCAAACTGCTGGGCGCCGACCAACCGCATTCCGCTGCCTAA
- a CDS encoding sigma-54 dependent transcriptional regulator, translated as MSEIILDNRENVTNHWYQQYLLHFGDNRTLSESEFKRIFGDALESDQSALVAGAMIEHAAALGRLGVVLAEHRVPLEEVIATIHLLKTATVDLLPKDPRLIAIFDKLNNVRIILLVSTYFRSQSAIAGEKMSAFAREAAHLPAAERTRFHGIVGASAGMRKLYQRIEAAAATRGNLLIVGESGTGKELVARAIHAAGPRADRPFVALNCAALPKELIESELFGYKRGAFSGAATEYMGLFRAAEGGTLFLDEITEMSPETQSKLLRAIQERAIRAVGSTRELPIDVRIIASTNRDPREAVSHGHLRQDLYYRLQAVTMTAPALRERREDIPLLVEHFIAMFNRSLGRTIAGIEKGALDALREHSWPGNVRELSNAIEGAFTFGTGDLITLEDLPSVIRDSRVEVGAILPQRAEAGDGGVSTLADSEREMIAIALKNAAGNKALAAKRLQISRKKLYAKIAKYGIVLN; from the coding sequence TTGAGCGAGATCATCCTCGATAACCGCGAGAATGTAACGAACCATTGGTATCAACAATACCTGCTCCACTTTGGCGACAACCGCACACTCTCAGAGAGCGAGTTCAAACGTATTTTCGGCGATGCGCTTGAAAGCGATCAGTCTGCCCTTGTCGCGGGCGCCATGATTGAGCATGCGGCCGCACTGGGCCGCCTCGGCGTTGTGCTCGCCGAGCATCGCGTTCCTCTTGAGGAAGTAATCGCCACGATTCATTTGCTGAAGACCGCCACGGTCGATCTGCTTCCCAAGGATCCGCGCCTGATAGCTATCTTCGACAAGCTCAACAACGTTCGGATCATCCTCCTCGTCTCGACGTACTTTCGCTCGCAGTCCGCGATCGCCGGCGAGAAAATGTCGGCATTTGCGCGCGAAGCCGCCCATCTTCCTGCCGCAGAGCGCACCCGCTTCCACGGTATCGTCGGCGCAAGCGCAGGCATGCGCAAGCTTTACCAGCGAATCGAGGCGGCGGCCGCGACGCGCGGTAATCTGTTGATCGTCGGCGAAAGCGGCACCGGCAAGGAGCTCGTCGCTCGCGCGATTCATGCTGCAGGCCCGCGCGCCGATCGCCCATTCGTCGCGCTTAATTGCGCCGCGCTGCCGAAGGAATTGATCGAGAGCGAGCTGTTCGGCTACAAGCGCGGCGCGTTCAGCGGCGCGGCGACGGAGTATATGGGGTTGTTCCGCGCGGCAGAGGGAGGCACGCTTTTTCTCGACGAGATCACCGAGATGAGCCCGGAGACGCAGAGCAAGCTGCTGCGCGCAATCCAGGAGCGGGCGATCCGAGCGGTCGGATCGACCCGCGAACTTCCGATCGATGTGCGGATCATTGCGTCCACAAATCGCGACCCTCGCGAAGCCGTGAGCCACGGCCATCTGCGGCAAGATCTGTACTACCGGCTGCAGGCGGTTACGATGACGGCGCCGGCGTTGCGCGAGCGCCGCGAGGACATCCCGCTTCTCGTCGAGCACTTTATCGCAATGTTCAATCGCAGCCTGGGCCGCACCATCGCCGGGATCGAGAAGGGAGCGCTTGATGCACTCCGCGAGCATTCCTGGCCCGGCAACGTGCGCGAACTGTCTAATGCGATCGAAGGCGCATTCACTTTTGGAACCGGCGATCTGATCACGCTCGAGGACCTGCCGTCGGTGATTCGCGACTCGAGAGTTGAGGTGGGAGCGATCCTTCCGCAGCGCGCAGAGGCCGGCGATGGTGGGGTCTCGACGCTGGCCGATAGCGAGCGCGAAATGATCGCGATCGCGCTCAAGAACGCTGCTGGCAACAAGGCGCTCGCCGCCAAGCGGCTGCAGATTTCCCGCAAGAAGCTCTATGCAAAGATCGCCAAGTACGGCATCGTATTGAACTAG
- a CDS encoding response regulator transcription factor: MPIRLIIADDHALFRQGLISLLMLQPDVEVVAEVDRAGKLPAVMAELACDIVLLDLQLERWSMDDIPALAEKAAVIVLTASESVENGMMALRFGARAIVQKRFAIETLVTAIHAVAEGHVWMPPVLQAAFARSDTAGAKRLTIRESEIVRFVAMGMRNAEVAEALSVSENTVKTHLTNVFQKLGIRDRMELTHYAIRTGLVAVQNR; this comes from the coding sequence ATGCCGATACGTTTGATAATCGCCGACGATCATGCCCTGTTTCGGCAGGGACTCATTTCTCTTTTGATGCTGCAGCCGGATGTCGAGGTGGTGGCCGAAGTCGATCGGGCGGGCAAGCTTCCGGCGGTCATGGCGGAACTTGCGTGCGACATCGTGTTGCTCGATTTGCAGCTCGAGCGCTGGTCGATGGACGACATCCCGGCGCTGGCGGAAAAGGCCGCCGTGATCGTGCTTACCGCCAGTGAGAGCGTGGAAAACGGGATGATGGCGCTGCGGTTCGGCGCGCGCGCGATCGTGCAGAAACGTTTTGCGATCGAGACGCTGGTGACGGCGATTCACGCGGTGGCAGAAGGACATGTGTGGATGCCGCCGGTGCTGCAAGCCGCGTTTGCGCGGTCCGACACGGCGGGCGCCAAGCGGCTCACGATTCGCGAGTCCGAGATCGTGCGCTTCGTTGCGATGGGGATGCGCAACGCCGAAGTTGCCGAGGCGCTGTCGGTCAGCGAGAACACCGTCAAGACGCACCTGACCAACGTTTTTCAGAAACTTGGCATCCGCGATCGCATGGAACTGACGCACTACGCGATAAGAACGGGTCTCGTCGCCGTTCAAAATCGTTAA
- a CDS encoding oxidoreductase, translating to MPELKHWTADDLPDLSGKTILITGANSGIGYEAALQLARMHADVVLGCRRPDSARAAADQIVKQFPGSTVEVLALDLSSRASIRAAADEFRSTHRKLDVLCNNAGVMALPYSKTFDGFEMQFGTNHLGHFALTGLLLEPLLAADGARVVTVSSGAHKIGAIRFDNLNWDKGYNRWRAYGQSKLANLLFMRELQRKAENAGAKLTSIGCHPGYAATNLQFGAARMRGSSFAEQFWNLMNSMFSQTAAMGALPTLYAAVAPEVEGGDYIGPDGFQEMWGYPAKVPMSAAARDTAVAAQLWDVSEKLTDVHYEALSQAR from the coding sequence ATGCCAGAGTTAAAGCACTGGACGGCCGACGATCTGCCCGATCTATCCGGTAAAACGATCCTTATCACCGGTGCGAACAGCGGCATCGGCTACGAAGCCGCGCTGCAGTTGGCCCGCATGCACGCCGATGTGGTGCTGGGGTGCAGGCGGCCTGACAGCGCTCGCGCGGCTGCCGATCAAATCGTAAAGCAGTTTCCCGGCTCGACGGTTGAGGTGCTCGCGCTCGATCTTTCGAGCCGCGCTTCAATCCGTGCCGCCGCCGACGAGTTCCGCTCGACACATCGCAAGCTCGACGTGCTCTGCAATAACGCCGGTGTGATGGCGCTGCCGTATTCGAAAACCTTCGACGGATTCGAGATGCAGTTCGGCACCAATCATCTCGGCCATTTCGCGCTGACCGGTTTGCTGCTCGAGCCACTGCTCGCGGCGGACGGTGCCCGCGTCGTCACAGTGAGCAGCGGCGCGCACAAGATCGGCGCGATCCGCTTCGACAATCTCAACTGGGACAAAGGCTATAATCGCTGGAGAGCATACGGTCAGAGCAAGCTCGCCAATCTCCTCTTCATGCGGGAGCTGCAGCGCAAGGCCGAGAATGCGGGTGCGAAGCTGACCAGCATCGGATGCCATCCGGGATACGCCGCGACCAATCTTCAGTTCGGCGCGGCGCGGATGCGCGGTTCGTCGTTCGCGGAGCAGTTCTGGAACTTGATGAATTCGATGTTCTCTCAGACGGCGGCGATGGGCGCGCTGCCGACGCTCTACGCCGCGGTTGCGCCCGAAGTGGAGGGCGGAGACTACATCGGACCGGATGGATTTCAGGAAATGTGGGGTTACCCGGCGAAGGTTCCCATGAGCGCAGCGGCTCGCGACACTGCTGTCGCGGCGCAATTATGGGACGTTTCAGAAAAGCTGACTGACGTTCACTACGAAGCCCTCAGCCAGGCTCGATAA